Proteins co-encoded in one Arachis stenosperma cultivar V10309 chromosome 7, arast.V10309.gnm1.PFL2, whole genome shotgun sequence genomic window:
- the LOC130941672 gene encoding MLP-like protein 28 — protein MALTGKLSVEVTLQTPAPKYFNIFITQFHKFQNICERIHEAKMHEGDNWHVPHSVKNWTLIVDGKPIKLKEKIEAIDKENKSVTYNFFDGDISKNYKVFKVFLQVFERSDGGASVKITIEYEKINENVEAPYGFVEFFDKSAKDIDSHLLKA, from the exons ATGGCGCTAACTGGTAAACTTAGTGTTGAAGTTACGCTCCAAACACCAGCTCCAAAGTACTTCAACATCTTTATAACTCAATTCCACAAGTTTCAAAACATTTGTGAAAGAATCCATGAAGCCAAGATGCATGAAGGTGATAACTGGCATGTCCCTCATTCGGTTAAGAATTGGACTCTTATCGTAG ATGGCAAGCCAATTAAGTTGAAGGAGAAAATTGAAGCTATTGACAAGGAGAACAAGTCAGTGACATATAACTTTTTCGATGGAGACATAAGTAAGAACTATAAAGTCTTTAAGGTCTTTCTTCAAGTGTTTGAAAGGAGTGATGGTGGTGCCTCAGTTAAAATCACTATTGAATACGAGAAAATCAATGAGAATGTTGAAGCTCCATATGGATTCGTGGAGTTCTTTGACAAGAGTGCTAAAGATATTGATTCTCATCTTCTCAAGGCATAG